The Thiobacillus sp. genome contains the following window.
CGTTTGAAATCGTTGACGTTCCAGGTGACGATCATCGCCTGGGCCTTCACCGCCAGTTCGAGCAGGAAGTCGTCGTCCGGGTCTTTCAGCACCGGCCGCCACAGGAAGAAAATCTTGTGGTGCACCGCTTCGGCGCAGACGAAGTCGATGACGTCATCGATTTGCTGGTCTGACAGGGCAAGCTCACCGCGCTTCAGCACCGCTTCATATTCCGCAACCAGGGGCGCCGAGATATGCAACGTGTAGCGATCACCGCCCAGCAAGCTCAGCAGGCGAAACGACGTACCCCGCGATGACCTGAGCGCGGACAACAGTACGTTTGTGTCGAGAACGATATCCGGCTTCACAATGGTATTGTAGGCAATACCATAATTGGCGTCAAACGGGCTTAAGCGCCCGACACCGGATGACGACGGTGCCGCCTCGCATCGCTCATGACGGCACCCCGCTGCACCACCGCCCTTTGAAAAAACGTGAAAAATCGTGCCTGGCCCCTTTAGCTTAGGGACACGCGACGCTATGCAAGCTATTTTTCTGGCGTGGCGTTGATTGCGCCGGAAGCATCAGGCTGACATTTGAGCCTGGTCCATTTTCAGCCCGAAATCTTTGACGAGATACGCAGCCTTATCGGTTGGGGCAAATCCGGGGTCGGAGGCAGACCTAGGTTGTCCAGGGCGGCCAGCGCTTCCTTCAATCGCATGTCAATGGTGGGATCGCCGCTGGAGCGGATGAGTTCATAGCGATTCAAGCGTCCGCCCGGATCCAGCCAAAGCCAGATGATGGCACTGTAGTTGGCCTTGCGCAGGCCTTGGTCCCTGGACAAGGCACGTTCAAGAAATCGTTCGATCTGGGAGGCGTAATAACCGTATCGCCGATCGTCACCCCCACCGCCGATCTTGGCCGTGGCCAGCAGATCCTTGCCGCCCTTTTTCGCGGCCAGCCCGAAGGCATCTGAACCGCTGCCGCCCTCCGCGTCCACACCCAGCCGGTCATCCATCACCGGTTTATCGTCTCCCTCATCGGGTAAGGACTTCTCGATCTTCACCTCCTGCTTGACCACCGCCTCGGGGGGCTTCTCCTCGGTCTTCTTGGGTGGGGGGGGAGGTGGTGGCGGCTCGATCAGGCGTATCCGCTGGGTAAAGCGGTCCATCCGAACATCGTGGCCTTGCAGTTGATCCCGAACGAAAAAGACCACACCGACCACCACAACCAAGGCCAGTACACGATACAGCCAGCGCTTCAGCCAGACGGACATGGTGCTCACCCGGCTTATTTCACCAGACGCTGGGTGACCAGGCCCAGCTCCCTGATCTCCAGGCGCTTGACCACGTCCAGCACCTCGATGACCACCTGATACTGGATGCGGGCATCGCCCTTGACCACCACGGGCAGGCTGGGGTCGGCGGCCTTGTAGGCGGCCAGGCGCTGCTCCAGCTCCTCCAGGCTGACCTGGAAGGTATCCAGATAGACACGACCATCCTCGGTGATGGTGATGGCCTTGGTCTTGGGCTTGGCCATGCTGGGGGCCTCGCTGGCCTGGGGCAGGTCCACCTTGATGCCCTGCACCGAGGCGGTGGCCATGATGATGAATACGATCAGCAGGTTCCACGCCAGATCCATCAGCGGCGTGAGGTTGAGTTCGTCGTAGATGCGGCCCTCAGCCCGGCTGCGGCGGCGCATGGCCGGCTCCTTTCAGGGCATGGGTGAGGGCGATGCGCCCCACCAGCTCGTCGGTGAACACCTCCATGGCGCTGGTCAGGTCGCGGATACGGATAGCCAGATGGTTGTAGCCGAACATGGCCGGTATGGCGATCATCAGGCCGGCCACGGTGGTGGTCAGGGCCGCCGCCACACCCGGGGCGATGGTGTTCACGTTTACGTCGCCGGTGGCGGCAATGGTGGCGAAGGTGATCATGATGCCCACCACCGTGCCGAACAGCCCCAGGAAGGGGCCGCCGCTCACCGCCAGGGTAAGCAGCACCAGCTTGTGGTTCATGCGCTGAACCTCGCCCACCAAGGCCACATCCAGGCTGGAACGCAGCGCCTCCAGACCCTGGGGGCTGAGGGCGCGGTGGTAGCCCTGCTGTTCGTGGATGTCCAGAATACGCCGCAATTCGGCCATGGCATGGGTGTAGAGGCGCAGCAGGGCGGCGTCGCGGATCTCGGCCGGCGGGTCTTCGGCGGCGGGCGGCTCGTCTTCACTGCTTGAAGCGTCCAGGGACAGGCTGCTCAGCCTGCTCTGGAAGGCACGGTTGGCCTTTTCCATGCGCCTCAGGTACATGGATTTGTTGACGCCCGCTTCCAAGCTCACCAGCCCAAGCAACCCGATGAGGGCAATCACTATCCAGCCCTCGGGGCTGACCGAATCCACCAGTATCTTGACAATGCCCAGATAGGCCCCGCCGGCATCCTCTTCGCCTTCCTCCTCGCCGTAGGCCAACAAGGCGCCATCCGGGCCCTGAGCGGCCGCAACCTGCATCCAGGCGATGGGGCGAGCCAGGGTGGAGAACTGCACCTCGTCCAATTCACCCGTGAAGGCATGCTTGCCTGCGGCGTCCGCACCGAGGATGACTTCGCCGCTCATGTCGTCCAGGCGGCCAGTTGCTGACCCGGCCTCCCGACCGTTCAAGAACAAGGTCAACCGATCCGCCGCGGTGACCCCCACGTGCTGCCATTGTCCAAGATCGAGAGCGATGCGGGGCGTCTCCACTGCCTTGCCCCGGTCGCGCTCTATGCGGGCATACACGCCGTTCTGGTCCATGGCCACCAACACGGCGCGTTTTCCATCCCGTTGCTCGAAGAGCACGGCTTCCTGTTGCCGGGCATCCGGCTTGAGCCAGAAAGACAGTGAGAATCCTTGATTTGCGGTCAGCTTCAAGGAGGGCGAGGCCAATACCTTGATCCCTGCCTTGCCATCAAACCGGGCGGCTGCATTTATGGCCCCGGCCGTAGAAATGGTGGCTGCGGAGGGCTGGGCATGATTGCCGTTGGCCGTGCTGTCCTTGGGACTCTCCTCACGCTCATCGAAATGAAAAACCAGGCCGAATTGCTTGTCATAGGTGCCGCCGGGGTTCTGGGCAGGCGGCGCCTCCGGGTTGCCATAGTAGAGCCAGAAATGCTGGGGGGCAGCATTGCCTCCCAGGGTGGGCACCTGCACCCAGACCAATGCAATGCCATAAGTGGCATCATATTTGTCGATGTGGAACGGCAACTGGGTCTTGTCGTCGGCGGCGACGAAGCGCAGGTCAGAGCCGTCTGGGTTGCTGGCACTGAAGGGGAAGTTGCCCGCATGCAGACGCACGGCCAAGGGCACCTGTGTCAGCTGCTGGGAAACCTGGGTGTTGTCCAGGTTGATCTTGATGCGGTAAGACCAAGCATCGTCCCAGCCAGCACGGGACGGTTGCGGAATAACCAGCACCAGAAAAACGACCAACCACCAAAAGCCCCGCCGCGAGCCCATTTTTTTCAATCAAGTGCATTACCTGTTCTTGATCGTAGACAAATGACTCCGAATATGAGTGACACTTATGTGAGTGTTTGATTACAGGGCCCTCTTGCCCCAGGACAGCCCATGGGAAGCGTCCGAGCAGGTGGTGCTCAAGGAAACTCCAGTTCCTGACCTATTTGGCACACGTCCACCTTCTTGACGCTATCTGGGAAGCGCAACTCGGCCGGCAGGCGGACGGTCTGGGTTCGGTTGTTGGTGAAAACGGTGCTGGTGGTCATGGCGGCCTCCTGGGTGAAGTTGAACGTCGTCCCTCTCCCGCGCTGCCGCGCACCCCTCCCCCGCTTGCGGGGGAGGGGCTGGGGGGAAGTGGCAATTCAACAACATTTACGCCGGACCAATAACAATCACGCGGGGATAATCATTTTTGGAGCCAGATTCATTCGTTTGGCCCGGCGGGTGAACTTGCGGTCATCGAATGACGCCATGGCGTTGCATTCACGGTAACTGGCCAGATGCAGCGCGTCTGCGAAATCCAGACCGGCTTCGTGGGGGACAAAGCCTATTCAACCGCCGCTCTATCCTCGACTGTGAAATGGGGCAGCCCCGGCAAATGCCGCATGGACAATCACGGCTTCAGGATGCTGGCTGGATCGAAGTCGGCCAGCACGGCGGTGCGCTTACTTTTGAGCAATCCATAGCCACCTCTCTGTATCACCCCGCCCCCCAGGCAGTTCTCCCCTTCGTACACCACCACCGACTGCCCGGACGTGACCGCCCACTGGTCCTCGTCGAAGCGCAGCACCAGGCGGTTGGCCTCGATGGCCTCCACGGTGCAGGCTGCGTCCTGCTGCCTGTAGCGGGTCTTGGCGGTGTAGCGGCCGCCGGCCTTGGGGGGGGCCACCACCCAGGTGAGGTCCGCCGCTTCCAGGGTGGCGGACAGCAGCAGCGGGTGTTCGTGGCCCTGGACGACGATGAGCTGGTTCTTCTCCAGGTCCTTGCCCGCCACGAACCAGGGCACGCCCTCCTCCGCCCCTTTCACGCCGCCGATGCCCAGGCCCTGGCGCTGGCCCAGGGTGTAGTACATGAGGCCCTGGTGGCGGCCCAACACCCGGCCTTCGGGGGTGATCATCTCGCCGGGCTGGATGGGCATGTAGCGTTGCAGGAATTCCCGGAAGGGCCGCTCGCCGATGAAGCAGATGCCGGTGCTGTCCTTCTTCTCGGCCACGGGTAGTCCAGCCTCCCGGGCCAGTTCCCGCACCTGGGGCTTGGGCAGGTGGCCGATGGGGAACAGGGCGTGCTCGATCTGCCGCTGGTTCAGGCGGTAGAGGAAGTAGCTCTGGTCCTTGTTGGGGTCCACGCCCTTGAGCAAACGGCGGTTGGGGTAGGCCCCTTCCAGGCGGGCGTAATGGCCTGTGGCGATGTGGTCCGCCCCCAGGGTGAGGGCGTGGTCCAGGAAGGCCTTGAACTTGATCTCGGCGTTGCACAGCACATCCGGGTTGGGGGTGCGGCCCGCTTTGTATTCCTGCAGGAAATAGGCGAAGACCCGGTCCTGGTATTCCCTGCTGAAGTTGACCAGCTGCACCTCGATGCCCAGCACCTCGGCGACGGCCAGCACGTCCTTGTAGTCCTGGGCGATGGGGCAGTCTTCCTCCAGGTCGTCCGCCTCCCAGTTCTTCATGAACACGCCTACCACTTCATGGCCCTGCTGCTTGAGCAGCCAGGCGGTGACGGCGGAATCCACGCCGCCGGAGAGACCTACAACGATGCGGCGCATGGGGCTCATGGGCTTGCCTTGTCCCCATTGGAGCCAATACATCCAGATTGACTACCCTTGGTGGCGAGCGGCGGCAAACCACTCCCCCCTTTCTCAAAGGGGGAGTGAGGGGGATTTAGGGGCGCATGCTCCCAGGACAGGCTGTCAAATCCCCCCTGCCCCCCTTTACCAAAGGGGGGGAAAACCGGAGGGGCGGCTTCTGAGGGAGGAAATACCGGGCGGGCTGCTTTGCGGGGGTTCACCGGGTTTATTCCTCCTCACCGCCAGTAAAAACCTGTCCCTCTCCGAAGTCGATGAGCATTTCCAGCGGATATTCGCGGCCGGCCAGGTAGTCCTCCAGGCATTTGGACAGGAGGGGGCTGCGGTGGCGATGGGCGTTGGCCTGGATTTCCTCGGGCGTCATCCACACGGCCCGCAGGATGCCTTCGTCCAGGGGCGCCGTGGGGTCGAAGCCCAGGATGGTGCCGGTGAAGGCGAAGCGCATGTAGGTGTGCCCCTTGTCGGGATGGCGCCAGCGGTACACGCCCAGCAAGGCGGTGGGCTCGAAGTGGTGGGCGGTTTCCTCGAACACCTCCCGGCGCACGGCGTCCACCAGGGATTCGCCGTCCTCCAGGTGGCCGGCGGGCTGGTTGAAGCGCAGGCCTTCGTTGGTCTCCTCCTCCACCAGCAGGAATTTGCCGTCCTCCTCGATGACGGCGGCCACCACCACGTGGGGTTTCCACACGGTTTCACTCATACGGGCTTGCCCCACAGGTCGTAGTCGTCGGAGCGGGTGATCTTCACCTTCACGAAGTCGCCGGGTTGCAGGCCTTTGCCCTGGGCGATGTGCACCACGCCGTCGATCTCCGGGGCGTCGGCATGGGAACGGGCGATGGCACGGCCTCCACCGACCTCATCCACCAACACGGTGGTTTCCGTGCCCACTCGGGCCTTCAGCCGGGCGGCGCTGATGTCCGCCTGCACGTCCATGAAGCGGGCCAGGCGGTCCTGCTGGATATCCTCGTCCACCGGGTCCGGCAGCTCGTTGGCCTTGGCGCCGTCCACGGGGGAATAGGCAAAGGCCCCCACCCGGTCCAGCTGGGCGGCTTCCAGAAAGTCCAGCAGCTCGTCGAAGTCTTCTTCCGTCTCGCCGGGGAAGCCCACGATGAAGGTGCTGCGGATGGCCAGGTCAGGGCAGATCTCCCGCCACTTCTCGATGCGGCGCAGGACGTTCTCTGCGTGGGCCGGGCGCTTCATGGCCTTGAGGATACGGCGGCTGGCGTGCTGGAAAGGCACGTCCAGGTAGGGCAGCACCTTGCCTTCGGCCATCAATGGGATGACGTCGTCCACGCTGGGATAGGGGTAGACGTAATGCAGGCGCACCCAGATGCCCAGTTTGGCCAGTTCCTGCACCAGTTCAAGCATGCGGGTCTTCACGGGGCGGCCGTTGTAGAACCCGGTGCGATACTTCAAGTCCACGCCGTAAGCGCTTGTATCTTGTGAAATTACCAGGAGCTCCTTCACCCCCGCCTTCACCAGGGCCTCGGCCTCATTGAGCACGTCGCCGATGGGCCGGGACACCAGGTCGCCCCGCAGGCTGGGGATGATGCAGAACGTGCAGCGGTGGTTGCAGCCCTCGGAAATCTTCAGGTAGGCGTAGTGCCGGGGTGTGAGCTTGAGGCCGCCGGGGGGGATCAGGTCGGCGAAGGGGTCGTGGGGCTTGGGCAGGGCACCGTGGACGGCGGTCATGACCGCCTCGGTAGCATGGGGGCCGGTGACCGCCAGTACGCTGGGATGGGCGTCCTTGACCACGGATTCCCTGGCACCCAGGCAGCCGGTGACGATGACCTTGCCGTTCTCCCGCAGTGCCTCGCCGATGGCGTCCAGGCTCTCCTCCACGGCGGCGTCGATGAAACCGCAGGTATTAACCACCACCAGGTCCGCGTCCTGGTAGGTGGGCACGATGAGGTAACCCTCTGCCCGGAGCTGAGTCAGGATGCGCTCGGAATCGTAGCTGTTTTTCGGGCAGCCCAGGCTGACGAAGCCGACTTTGGGAAGTGAACTCATGTGGGTAGTTTGTAGTTGTCCTGGCTGAACAGGTCGATGCCGCAATGCAGGTCCTGAATCCAGTCCAGGAAGGCGCCGATGGCCTCGGGGCCCTTGAACCAGCGGCCGTGCTGGGGCACCAGCATGTCCACCTCCATGGTGCGCACCATGTTGGCCCAGAAGCGGCAGACCTTGTTGGACACCATGTAGCGGCGGTGGAAGCCTTCCATCCGGGGCACGTGGGCCAGGAACTGGGCCCTGGTGGTGATGGGCTCCAGGATGGCGTCATGGTGCACCAGGGAGGCGCCCAGGTCGCCGGAAAACAGAATCTTCGACCTGGTGTCGTAGAATTGGAAATTGCCCTCCGCATGGAGGAAGTGGGCCGGCACGGCCACGATCTTCGTGTCCCGCATGGAAATGACAGTGCCCTGGTCGGGTATACCCAGGATACGGCCCTCGGTGCGGTTGATCGTGCAGAAGTGGGGTACAAAGCGTTCCCACAGGGCCGAGATATACAGGGAACATTCGGTCGCAGTGAGCCACTTGCCGAGGGATGCGACGATGTCCGGGTCCTGGTGGGAGGCGAAGATGTACTTCAGGTCCTTGAAGGGGAAGTACTTGTGCATGGCCATGAGGAGGGCGTTGTAGGTCATGTTGCCCGCCGGATCGATCAAGGCCCCCTCCCCGTCCGAGACGATGAGGAACTGGTTGGCCTGCACCGCGGCACCGCCACTGTCGTCCACCAGATCGTTGAACATGAGGCAGACATGCTTGCCGTCGTTGTAAAGTTCAATGGCCATAACGACCTCCTCCTGATATTTCCGCCATGTACATCATCGCCATCGGCTATGCCTACGTAATCCTGATGGTGACCCTAGTGGTCATCGCGGCCGGGGATTGGCTGAAGGGCCTGGCCATCGCCGTGTTCCTCGGCGTGCTGCCCTTGTGGGTGTTCGTGAAGGCCGTGCCCCGCCGACGTCTCCATGTAGGACTCCGCCAGGGTGCCCGCGCCCCAGACGGTGAGGACACCCAGGCCAATCAGTAGCACCTGCTGGGCCGTGTGGGCCAGTTCCACCCGCTTGTGCAGGCCGGGGATCAGGTCCGCCACCGCCACGTAGATCATGCCCGAGGCGGCGATGGCCAGCATGTAGGGAAGGAACTCCTGCATGTCCGCCAACAGGAAGTAGCCGATCAGGGCTCCCGCCAGCATGGCCGCGCTGGAGAGCAGGTTCAGCATCAGGGCCTGGGTCTTGCCGTAGCCGGAATGGAGCAGGATGAGGAAGTCCCCCAGTTCCTGGGGCACCTCGTGGGCGGCGATGGCGAAGGCAGTCACCACCCCCAGCTTCACGTCCACCAGGAAGGCGGCGGCGATCATCACCCCGTCCACGAAGTTGTGCACCGTGTCGCCCACGGTGAT
Protein-coding sequences here:
- the rimO gene encoding 30S ribosomal protein S12 methylthiotransferase RimO produces the protein MSSLPKVGFVSLGCPKNSYDSERILTQLRAEGYLIVPTYQDADLVVVNTCGFIDAAVEESLDAIGEALRENGKVIVTGCLGARESVVKDAHPSVLAVTGPHATEAVMTAVHGALPKPHDPFADLIPPGGLKLTPRHYAYLKISEGCNHRCTFCIIPSLRGDLVSRPIGDVLNEAEALVKAGVKELLVISQDTSAYGVDLKYRTGFYNGRPVKTRMLELVQELAKLGIWVRLHYVYPYPSVDDVIPLMAEGKVLPYLDVPFQHASRRILKAMKRPAHAENVLRRIEKWREICPDLAIRSTFIVGFPGETEEDFDELLDFLEAAQLDRVGAFAYSPVDGAKANELPDPVDEDIQQDRLARFMDVQADISAARLKARVGTETTVLVDEVGGGRAIARSHADAPEIDGVVHIAQGKGLQPGDFVKVKITRSDDYDLWGKPV
- a CDS encoding FprA family A-type flavoprotein encodes the protein MAIELYNDGKHVCLMFNDLVDDSGGAAVQANQFLIVSDGEGALIDPAGNMTYNALLMAMHKYFPFKDLKYIFASHQDPDIVASLGKWLTATECSLYISALWERFVPHFCTINRTEGRILGIPDQGTVISMRDTKIVAVPAHFLHAEGNFQFYDTRSKILFSGDLGASLVHHDAILEPITTRAQFLAHVPRMEGFHRRYMVSNKVCRFWANMVRTMEVDMLVPQHGRWFKGPEAIGAFLDWIQDLHCGIDLFSQDNYKLPT
- a CDS encoding putative toxin-antitoxin system toxin component, PIN family codes for the protein MKPDIVLDTNVLLSALRSSRGTSFRLLSLLGGDRYTLHISAPLVAEYEAVLKRGELALSDQQIDDVIDFVCAEAVHHKIFFLWRPVLKDPDDDFLLELAVKAQAMIVTWNVNDFKRAAPFGISIRTPREFLALLEAQS
- a CDS encoding DUF2341 domain-containing protein encodes the protein MVVFLVLVIPQPSRAGWDDAWSYRIKINLDNTQVSQQLTQVPLAVRLHAGNFPFSASNPDGSDLRFVAADDKTQLPFHIDKYDATYGIALVWVQVPTLGGNAAPQHFWLYYGNPEAPPAQNPGGTYDKQFGLVFHFDEREESPKDSTANGNHAQPSAATISTAGAINAAARFDGKAGIKVLASPSLKLTANQGFSLSFWLKPDARQQEAVLFEQRDGKRAVLVAMDQNGVYARIERDRGKAVETPRIALDLGQWQHVGVTAADRLTLFLNGREAGSATGRLDDMSGEVILGADAAGKHAFTGELDEVQFSTLARPIAWMQVAAAQGPDGALLAYGEEEGEEDAGGAYLGIVKILVDSVSPEGWIVIALIGLLGLVSLEAGVNKSMYLRRMEKANRAFQSRLSSLSLDASSSEDEPPAAEDPPAEIRDAALLRLYTHAMAELRRILDIHEQQGYHRALSPQGLEALRSSLDVALVGEVQRMNHKLVLLTLAVSGGPFLGLFGTVVGIMITFATIAATGDVNVNTIAPGVAAALTTTVAGLMIAIPAMFGYNHLAIRIRDLTSAMEVFTDELVGRIALTHALKGAGHAPPQPG
- a CDS encoding biopolymer transporter ExbD, translated to MRRRSRAEGRIYDELNLTPLMDLAWNLLIVFIIMATASVQGIKVDLPQASEAPSMAKPKTKAITITEDGRVYLDTFQVSLEELEQRLAAYKAADPSLPVVVKGDARIQYQVVIEVLDVVKRLEIRELGLVTQRLVK
- a CDS encoding NUDIX hydrolase, with the protein product MSETVWKPHVVVAAVIEEDGKFLLVEEETNEGLRFNQPAGHLEDGESLVDAVRREVFEETAHHFEPTALLGVYRWRHPDKGHTYMRFAFTGTILGFDPTAPLDEGILRAVWMTPEEIQANAHRHRSPLLSKCLEDYLAGREYPLEMLIDFGEGQVFTGGEEE
- the mnmA gene encoding tRNA 2-thiouridine(34) synthase MnmA — encoded protein: MSPMRRIVVGLSGGVDSAVTAWLLKQQGHEVVGVFMKNWEADDLEEDCPIAQDYKDVLAVAEVLGIEVQLVNFSREYQDRVFAYFLQEYKAGRTPNPDVLCNAEIKFKAFLDHALTLGADHIATGHYARLEGAYPNRRLLKGVDPNKDQSYFLYRLNQRQIEHALFPIGHLPKPQVRELAREAGLPVAEKKDSTGICFIGERPFREFLQRYMPIQPGEMITPEGRVLGRHQGLMYYTLGQRQGLGIGGVKGAEEGVPWFVAGKDLEKNQLIVVQGHEHPLLLSATLEAADLTWVVAPPKAGGRYTAKTRYRQQDAACTVEAIEANRLVLRFDEDQWAVTSGQSVVVYEGENCLGGGVIQRGGYGLLKSKRTAVLADFDPASILKP
- a CDS encoding TonB C-terminal domain-containing protein; protein product: MSVWLKRWLYRVLALVVVVGVVFFVRDQLQGHDVRMDRFTQRIRLIEPPPPPPPPKKTEEKPPEAVVKQEVKIEKSLPDEGDDKPVMDDRLGVDAEGGSGSDAFGLAAKKGGKDLLATAKIGGGGDDRRYGYYASQIERFLERALSRDQGLRKANYSAIIWLWLDPGGRLNRYELIRSSGDPTIDMRLKEALAALDNLGLPPTPDLPQPIRLRISSKISG
- a CDS encoding ZIP family metal transporter; amino-acid sequence: MSLLSMILLASAAGGLLSVLLASVALRMRAEWVPVMVSYAIGALLGAVFLEILPHAVEHAGNFQTMGAVVLVGILGFFILEKLVLWRHCHTEHCEAHGTPSHGHDHGRSGLMITVGDTVHNFVDGVMIAAAFLVDVKLGVVTAFAIAAHEVPQELGDFLILLHSGYGKTQALMLNLLSSAAMLAGALIGYFLLADMQEFLPYMLAIAASGMIYVAVADLIPGLHKRVELAHTAQQVLLIGLGVLTVWGAGTLAESYMETSAGHGLHEHPQGQHAEEHGDGQALQPIPGRDDH